CATGATCTGATTACCTTTCTAGAGCTGGTATAATCCTTAACGATTCCTTAAAAGTATATTGTACTAAAGAATTGTAGGTAAACTATCAAATCTGCTCAGTGACATTTtatcatgttaaaaaacatcatgaaGCATGATACAGTAACTGTAAGCACACATTCAACTGTCCAGAAGAATCCAGACAAATCTTTCTAAACGTTAGGCAATTTCAACATATTGTACATGCTGGGCTTATAATAATGTGTACAACAcaacatacatatattatagAGAGAAACCTGCGGAGCTCGCGTCTCTCGGACAGCCCTTCGATTGGTCCCCTCCGATAGAAGAGGCGGGGCTTGCGGCTGTGTGCGTTTCACAAAACTAGCCACCACGCATTTTGAGCTTTCATTCACTACGGATTTGTCGAGTTACCCTTACATCTCTACGGTTTTTATTCATGTACTAATctatttgcttttttcttgttACCTACTGCATGCGTAAAGTGTTTTTAAGCGTGCAATCTCCAGTTACGCGGACGAGTTCTTCTCGGTGaactttttggtgtttttttttctcaacttacgtgagttgtttcctctctgcaCGCCTCCACTCCTCTCCACCATGGATTTGGTTTGGATTGTGGGCTTCGTTGTGAGCGTCTGCGCCTGGTTGGCTTCAGCGGAGCGACACAGCGTCTACTGGAACAGCACGAACCCAAAGTAAGAATCTCAATTAATTCGTGTTTTCCCGTGTTAATTTAGTGCTCTTGAACACACCCTTCTACTCACTTCTTTATTTATCAatgcaaaaaactaaatagtttGGCTACTTAAATAAACAAGAAGTTTCAACCTAATTCTCAGTGCAGATTAAATCATTATGATCCAAACTCCCATGCGTTTGAATACTTGCAACTCATGCATATTCAGCGGGCTTGTTGTGATGAATTTGTGATGGAAGCAACTGGCCGCTGTTGTCATGATAATACAAGACAGTTGGgagtctctctcttccttcctccctccctccttccctccctccatttCGGGGCTCGAACCTGTTATTATCTGTCTGTTTACCTGTAATACTTTGTCGAACCTGTTCAGATTTGATCACAATGTTTCACAATATCTGTGTATGCAGCGGGTTTAGTTACAGCAGGCAATGTCATCTATTTATCTTTGTGAGCTGACAGTGAGCTAAAAGCACATACTTTTCAGGAGATAGCTCCTTTTAAAGGTCAATGTTTCATGGTCAGAGAACTGCAagaattattttcttcttctacatttttgaaaatgattgaGTATGACCTTTGGATACTACTGAGATGCTTCTTATTTGGACTCTTTATGCACACATATTTATCTTTTCTGCATTGTCTTCTTCGTTTATTTATTGCAGGAGTGCAACAATAATTTAGCAATGCAGCACTCAGTTTAATTGCACTGTTAAAGTCAGTGAATTTGTGTTATATTGGTTCTGTTGCGTCTCCATTCAAAGGCCTGAAACCTTATAGGGGAGGATGTTTCCCTGTCaagatttatatatatttttgtgttggttttaCAGGTCTGACTCACAGCACAATGTGTTGAAATATCAGTTGCAATATCCTCCCCATCTGACAGAGTCCTAACCTTTGTGTGGAGTGGGAGTTTGCAGCAGATCCTAAATCAAGAGATATCACATGGGGGTTTGCGTGGCTGTCAGGGAGACATAGGGGTGTTCATATTTCAGGTGGTGAGACGAGAAATAATGGTgtatgacagagacagaggaggtaACTTGAGGCCTCCCCAGTAGGTCACGctgtgggagagagatggattgCTCAGGGAGGAGAAATTGGAGCTGAAATTGTTGGGGTGAGGGGCCATTCGGAATAAGTGGGGGTCAATTAGAATTATGTTGGATGATGGCTGGGGTGAAATGGCTCAGGGGCACCGGGGGGTTAGGTTTATACACCACAAATGAACTTCTATATGCAcctacacaccaacacacccatTCCTGTTCAATCTGACGGGCAAGCACAAACTAAACTCTTGGCAGACAACTCAATCACACTCAATCACACCAACTGACGCCATCTAAATCAATCAGTGTTGAGCTCACACTCTCTCTGCTGTACAAACCAATGCTTTGTCTTGGTTGGGAAACACtcacatattcaaatattatcCCAAAAGCTTAAATGCAACCACTGTAGCCCCGTGGTCAAAGCCAGAAAGGTCACAATTACAGcgacaaaaactgaaaataagaaAAGTCCCAGATGGAAAGGCGTTTTGTTGTGTTCCAGCCGTGGAACGACAATGATCATTCCTGTAACTGGTAATCCGCCCTTTTGCACTTGCTATTTTTTTCCAGATGACTGTGCTAAATCTCTCCATTTGGCTACTTTTAATCCTGTATTCGCAGAAAAAGCAGAGTTTCTGAGATGTTTTCATTTGGTACTTTTCATCATTCCCGGTAATCTGCTTTGCCCTCTGACCTGTTACTTGATCCAGCGTGTTGGCGTCCATCTTTTCTCTTGTGACATGTGTTTTCCCTCAGTTTGTTGTTTCATCCCGTTGGTCAGAAAGCTGGCGTTAATCAAATTTATCTTGGattgatcgtgtgtgtgtgtgtacgtgtgtacgCGTACACGGCGTAATAACAGCACCTGTTTGAGTCCCAGAACGAGGCTCACCAGTATGCCCAGTCACTTCGGGTCCTTGCATGCcagtgtgtgtacgtgtcttGTGAAGGGAGTGTCTGTGCAAAAGCTTGCATATGTGTGCAAGCACTCACAACATCACCAGATTCAAGTGACTCACACACTCTATTACACATTAACCCCAGTCACTCACACATGTATGTGCCACAGAGTTGTGAGTGATGTTAACATCATCCCAGGAGCCCTCTGGACTGCTCTGATGTGAGGCAATAATCTTCTCATTCACTGCTTCTTCCTCCCCTTTTCCCCTTTTCCCTGCGGACAGAGCATGAGTAGACCACCTCTGCTTTGTAcctgtctccccctctctccagcACCTCCCTCCCCCTTTTCTTGGCCAAGTTTCCTTTTCAGCTTCTGTTCTATGGTCTCCAGTTTTGCGAATCTGTTAACCATTTAATGACTCTCTCACGACAGAACTTTGAGCCTATGTTTACTTTAACATCATTACCTTTTCAATTTTAGGTAACCCATTTTTAACCTAATCTGTTGAAACTGAAGTCTTGGTTTTTGCTATGCCTTTTTAatgagcttttttattttgttaaaaccTCAAAATACGCTTCCAGATCGTTTCAGCTTACGTTTGCTGGTGCAGTGGTTTAATTTCATTCAATTGAATAtgcttttgtgttgtgttgactcAAATGAGGGAGGTATTTAAGGCATGTTTTTGGTATTTATCCAGTCAATATGGGTGTTTTGTGATGCTTCCCATACAAATTGGGGAATAGTCTTCATGGTGAGCCACAGAAAGAGAATAGTAACTGGTGTGACCGATTGGGGGTCAGAGTTCGCTATGTGATGAAGTGGCACAGCCTCTATCAATCTGTCAGTCATTCTGTCACAACGGTGGTCCCTGAATACAGGCTGCCACTCAGGCCAGCCCCTCTTCACACGACCATGGCTCTGCTTCTGGGAAACTCTCATTCTTCCCCCTCCTGTCTTTTCGGTCCCCTTTACTCCTTCACCAGCTTTTATCTAAACGTTACAAGCTGTCCCTTTTCAGTCTATTATTTCCTTACCTCCAACTCTGGCTCACGGAGCAGGGGGAAGGAGGGAAGCATGCTAAGAGGTGTGGAATTTTTGTATCGTTCTTGGCAGCCATGGCGATCCGTCACAAGGCACTTTGCCCTTTccttcacacttttttttctctccctccctcagctTTTTCTTAAAGCTTCCTTATTCTACCTCCCCATGAAAAGCCACTCTAGTCTTCCCAGCAAACCTGTTTTCCTCTTGTCTGTGTGCGCTTCTCCCCTCTTCTTGAGAGTCTTTCTGAAGCATTGGAAGCCATGGACAGGACAAAATAACAAAGGTATACATGTAGAAGTGGGTTAAAATGTCTGCTTGCCTTCCGTGCACGTGAGCGTGCATATGTTTGAGAGATGAATAAGATTAGGTAGTCAGTGGGTGTGATTATGTGGCCACAATAGATATGAGATTGCTGCGCTTTCCAATAATCTAAACCGAAGCTACTTTCCTGTTTCAAAACGGCATGTTTCCCATTTCCCTTCCTAATCCAGCCTATGCTCTAACCCCCTCCACCAGCACCTCTATACTTCATTATAGTTCTAAATCTATCTCCATCATTTTCTTGCATCGCCTGTCCCCTCCCACCACCCTTAATCTGTTTTTGTAATCTGTCTGGTGACATCAATCTGGTGGGGAAAAACTCTGCGATTGTCAAAAGGATTGTAATCGCCTCTTATACAGGTTAAATGTTCATTGACGTGTTGAAGTttcctattttatacagtctgtaaTCGTCTGTAAGAAGACCTTTTAGTGACCAAATTGACAACGGTTCCGAAAACTGATTGTTTGATATTCCCACTTTTGTCAGTGTCAAAGGCAAGAGGGCTTGTTTTATTGACCGCACTAGATAAAGAATCAGGTCAAATGTTTTAACTCAACTGTCGGCATTACCAAAGTCTGCACGCCgtctgtgtgtatttcctgGTGAAATGCTGCACCTCCTGGCTACTTCTTTTCCCGGGAAAACAGCGTATCCTGTCTGCACAACAAACAATACAGTTCTCACACCAACACACGCAAGACTGTAAAAGTCTGGACTCTGGAGTTGATTGAATTTCCCAGGCTTGTatgagggcggggggggggggggggggggggggggggttgttcaAACTATGAGAATAGgtatattatttgtttatgaatttttaattGTGATCGATTTTATGAGCGATGTGCTCAACTGTCGGGCTTTGAGGAGGATTTGGGATCCGCCCCCCTGCCTGCGCTGCTGTCAAATCTCTGTGTCTCTATTTGGAGTTGTCCTCTGATCAGTGTCACCCCCGCCAGTGTTTTTCTCCCCTCCTGCCCATCCTTGTGTCTCTACCTTATCTTCGCAGCAgacttcctctctccttttcacGTTGCTCCTCCTTTCTGTGCGGCTTCACAACTCTATAACCCCACACAAAAATCAAAGAGGAAGACAAACTCCGTTAGTACACAGATTTATAATTAATAAGTGGAGCCAGCACTATCATTCTCATGGTATGTGAGGCAGAGATAGTGTGTCCTTCTAAACTTGTTTGTCAAATCTTGGTTACATTCAACCGTGTATTTGTTTGAATGAGGAAGCATTAGTCAGATATTATCTCTGAAAATGaaccattgtgtttttttgttgtgtaaataaGGGTCAttgtttaacttttgttttttttctctttccttttttctcctgtttgttAGATGTCTAAGCTAGTGTGTAAACACATCCCCACAGCAAATACTGTTACCCCCTAGAGGTCAGTTGTGTTATTGCCATTATTACTATTGGATATCTgtaaacaagaacaacaactactactactactacagtttaaaaaaagaaaaaaaaagttgtttattAACTGTGGCCTGTACTCACATAGTTTCCCCATGGAATTCATTAAGCCGCAAGCATAGACTGTGTTTGCAGATAAAAGAAACATGAGCATGAAAGATTCGCCTTGTGGAAATCAATCCAGCAAAATCGATTTTCTTGTACAGATATTTGCCTCCTGAGAAATGTGATGTCAGTGGTGACATTTTTGTTCTGGCCCTTCGTTTTAAGATACAAATGGCTCAGGGGACAGCGTGAGGCAGTTGGAAAGAGCATATGTATTCATCTAAGCCTTCTTAAAGCAGTGGAATCAGCCAATTTATTCCTCTGCTGGACTCAAAGCTTTGTCACTTTGCTGGGTGGCGGACGGAGCTATGTAAGTTCAGTCAGGAACTCTGGCAGAATGACCAATGATCCAGACAGACAAAGGTTGAATGACAGACTGGAGGAATCTGATTGAGATGGatgacaaaaagtcaaatgGTGCAAAGAATGAAAGCTgcaatattatgtaaaaaaggaGGTGCAAAATGAGTTGGACCATATTTGTTTCTATGACAACCCCAGCATACCCACGCTACATTGTGCTCTGCCGAATGGTGGGTCAGAAAGTTGCATATTTGGAATACCACCAGAAACAgttttgtgattggttttgcAAGTCTGGGCTGGGGGAGGGACAGAGTTGACATGAGGATCTGGTTTGCTTATTGAGTGATGAAAGACGGACAGAGAGTGGGAGGGGACGGGTGACATTgatggatgaatagatagaCGGATGAAACAAAAAGAGTTTGCGCAATAACATCAAATGGTCTGGCTTAACCAAACTCATGATGCACCTCTGAAAGGCTTCACCTCCATCTGATGTGCCACCTCCCTCCTGGAGTAACGTAGCTTTCACAGATATTTCATTGAAAGAAATGGCTCCCTTGTGTTACTCTGTTAGCACCTTTCACTTTTCTCTCTGCAACCATGGACACACTTTTACATACACATTCATGTCTCTTTTTAAACTCCAAAAAACTCCAGTGTAAAGAAGTAATACCCCTTCTCTGTGTGAGAACAATAGGGATGGTAGAAATACTCCACCCTGCCTATTTCACCCTTACTCTGTCCCCAGCCCCTCTGCCCCTGCTCTGGGCCTCCCTGTCCACTTTAAGCCCCTGTATTAAGCAGGGTCTGGTGCTGATGAATGGACCAGAGCTGAGCCTCTGCTCCACCCAATAATCCAGGCTTGGACGAGCCGATTAGGCGGTCCCCACATTCCGGTTCAGTCATCTGTGACGCAGGCCAGTCACCTTTTACTTCGCATTAATGGTGTGTGTAAAATCCAGAAGGAAAATCATGTTTATATGGTTTGGTTGACGGCACAGGTTAAGTAGACTAGAGCTCCTGTTTTTAGATGTCGTGGTGGATTTATGCGGTTCGTCCTACAATGGCCTTTTATGGACCTTAAAATAGTTCTGAAGAGATCTTTAAAGAGTGTGGTTTCCGTCATAGCACCTGTCTATAGAATTTGAAATGCACAAGGCCCCTTCTTGCTGACTGTTCATGTATAAAATTCTCTGGTGCTGACTTGGCGATTGTCCGACCTTTGATCCACATTGCGGCCTCTTCGCATCAGAGGTCCAGCATTCCACAGGGCGATAGAGTGCAGAGATGAGAgggtgatggatggatgaaaggaGGGGGGTAGAGGTGGAGAAGAAAGCAAAATGCTGGCCagagagattaaaaaagagagattagTCTCTTGCTCCTGAAGTCCTCCAATAAATCAGGAATTCCTTCTTAGGACGGGAGGAAGAGCGGCCGGGAAAAGCCTGTAGCCTTTTTTTCACCAGACTGtgcgttcacacacacacacattactgacATTTATTATCCACCTTATCATGACTGAAACACACTCCCAGATTCTTCAGAGCTCTACAGAATACAACACGCACATACTCCAACGCAAACAGTCACACATTTAAACGTCTCCggctgagacagacacacacaagcacataatCCCTGCTTCATATCTGCCATACCTCAACAAATCTTCCTTAAGTAAAGAATACAACTCCTCCATGCTGTTACTTCTGCTGGAATTTCAAGCGTTGCTGTCATTTAAAGAGAGCATCCTGGGATAAACAATGGGGATAAATCAGACGTCCTGTTGGCAGAGACAGGGACATGGTCGGGTGGTGAAAATAATGGGACAGATGATTTTGTTTGCTTTAGAGAAGGTGGCATGATTTGACTTTGTTAGCTTAATCTTTTCACACAGAGGCATAAGCTCTCTTTGAAGTGCATTACTCCGATCAGTTAATTAAGCAGATGATGTGGAACGTTTCAATGCATGGGCGTTAGAGGGGAACAAAAGGCAGCAGGATAATCAAAACTATTTGCCATTTAATAAAAGGGGCTAGCCAGCCTCCCCGGGTGTGTATTCAGCCACTGTTCTCTCTGCTAAGTGATGGATTCCATCAGCACAGCCATGTTGTGAATAGAGACACtccaaaacagtgacattgaTAAAGCAACTGTAGCACTTGCATAGATACTTTTACTGAGAGAAACTTCAAAAGCCAATTCTAACTCAAGCCCTTtgaccccacccccaccccccagccCACATCTATTCATGCCCTCTGCCTCCCCCCAAAAGGGACTGGGAAGTGGGAAAAAGGAGGGCATAATTACCCCCTCCAGGGCAACTGTAAtacccttttttgtgttttaattgcacCCCCCATTGACCCCCTCTTTGATGAACACATTGAGAGCATACCACAACCAGTTTGTAACCTGGCCTTGGAGGGAGAGAATGGTATAgggagtttgtttgtgtgtgttttcagtgtttgcaGGGAGGTGATAACTCTGTCAGGCAAAAGCAGACAACAGTGTTTGTTCAATAGTGTTATCGATTCGACTGGAATTGAAAGTggctgggggaaaaaacactttaGTGCCAATCTGGTAAACAGAGCGTGGCAGGCAAACTGCAGATAATGACTAAGCTGTCTGGAACATGGCAAAATGATAATTATTGCCCCGCACCCCACCCCCCAAAAGTTGGCTTGGGCACACTATTATTAGCCCAGTTAGATGGAAGTTTCATCAGTATACTGAAAAGGTGGTTGTTTTCTAACGGGCCCGTGTTGCTGTTGTGATGGCGTTGCCGGTTAATCTGGTCATCAGTATTGAGGGAATGCAGTCAGGCGGAGAGGGCTAAAGGGGACGGGGGAGCAGGAGTCAGGGCCCGGTGTTTGGAGCCACAGCGTCTGTCCTTTTTACCAGGGGGTACCAAGGAGACCCCTGgccaaaaacaacagcagctaaCCAGCGACGGGGGCCTGTGCACTTTGATCTATAGTCACACATATGGACCTTGTGACACAAACGCAAACTCCCCAAATGCTGCTTGTTACAATCAGGGGGTTTTATGAGAAAACTAGAAAAAACCTCTACTCCTGTGGTGAGGTTTTATTTCCGTTTTAGGTGTCCGATTGGCACTCTGCAGGCTTTTGGGAACTCATAACTCTTTGGGATCTGTAGATTTGATTAAATAGCAGTCCGTGACTCACACTGGCTGCtcgcatatttatttatttaatttttggggTTGTTGAAGACCTGATGAACTATTCATGTATTCATTGCAAAAGCAACAGAACCCTATATTAGACACACATTCTTCTTGTGTGTTGTGAAAATATTAAAGGCTGTCCAATTTCATCCATTCCCGGAGAACCCCTGGTGATCCAGAACAGTAGGAGATGGTAAACTGATAGGCATCGCTTTGGGGGGAGGGTGCAAATGGTAGGTAGCTACTGCTTTAGGTTGTTGAGAGATGGGAATTACTGGgaagtgtgtgagtttgtgtgtgctgctaGCGGCCAGCTACTGATCCAGGTTGGTGATAGATGGCTCTGGCTGAGAAGAGAGCATTAGCTGTGAGCTGCCCCTGGAGCAGTCACTCAGTCAGGGGGAAGGGAACAAAGCTGAAATACCTTTAGTGACAATTCCCTGGAGATAAACTCATAATATTTctgaaagaaaatccagaaagaGGAAGGAACCATGGACAGCTAAGATAAAGCTAATTTAAACTGCCTCAGAGTAAGTCTTTCTATAATAACTAAATAGTGTTTGTGGGGACATTTGAAGCATGCTGATAAAATATGTCTGTGACTGCTCTTTGACCCGCGTCCAAGGGGAGAGTTGACTGAAGACCATCATAAAGAGGGTGGAGGAGAGACGGGCGAGATGGAGGGGAGACAGACAGTCTGACTGTGTCTCTCTATTTGTAATGAGAGGGAGTGTGGTGGGAGACGGTTGCAGGCCGTCACCAGACTCATTTTGAATGTGTCCGCCTGTCTCTCTGACCCTAATGAATGGCTTAAAACATGTGACTTTTACTCTGTAGTGTGCtctggtgtgtgtctgttctagTTAAAGTGAATCTGTAATCATGCATTCTGCCTCTTTATCTGTGGGTGTTGGTCTGTAGCTCTGCACATGTCGATACTCAACTCCTGTCTTGATGGGCTAACTGACTGCTAATATTTCTCTGTAAACATCATTCGACTCCGGTGGGACGTGGGATCAATGTGCACTTGTTCCTAACCCTCAACACGGCAGCAAGCAGCAACAGCTACACCTCACGTTCATCCATATTTATGCACGTTGTCTGCAGATCATTCTTTCCCCTATTGCATTTTCCCCTCTTCGTTccactccaacacacacacatgtacccTCATTCACAAACTCTCTTCCTCCTGCTTTCTATTGCTCATTCCCAGCCGTCTTTCTTCAGATTTCCCTGTTGTACGCTGGCATGTAGCCGATCAATATATAATCACAGGTTTTGAGGCTTATATTTATTACTGCTCTGATGCTATAACCACGGTTATCAGTCTCCTACCACTTGCATAACCGTCCCCTTCTGCCCCCTCTCTGTAGGTTTCTCTTGGACGACTACACCGTGGAGGTGAAGCTCAATGACTACCTGGACATTGTTTGCCCCCATTACCCTCAGGGTGAGGTGCCATTGCTGGATGCTGAGCGATACGTGCTGTACATGGTGGAGCATGAGGACTATGAATCATGCAAGCCCCAATCATACGACCAGATGCGCTGGGAGTGTGGCCATCCTTTTGCTCCTCACGCCCCTGAGAAGTTCTCGGAGAAGTTCCAGCGTTTTACTCCGTTTACTCTGGGAAAAGAGTTTCGCCAAGGAGAAAGCTACTATTATATCTGTAAGTGTCAAAATGGCCAAAACTATTTCAATTCATCTTGAAGGGGGATTAAATGTGTGGACCAAATTTGATGGCAACCCATCCAAAACTTAGGATTCATCATATAGAAACCATATCACAGAAATCTAAgaattgagatatttcagtctggagtTAGACTTACCGACTGAGGGAATTAAGGGGAAAGTTCTGCACTTTtgctatgtgtttttttaactaactgTGATATGCTGGACCTAAGCCTAACATGAACATTTAACTGGGGTGTTGGCTTAGTTTGCCAGGTTTATTCAACACTTACCCTGCTAGAATGTAACCACAAAGAGCAAGCAGTGTTGTCACACTGACCGTGGCTGTAATTAGATGAAGTGCAGGACAAGATACACTTCGCCTGGTCACAGATGGCTTCTTAAGCTTTGTCCATGCTCCTATCTGTTgccaagtgtttgtgtgtgggcgCATGCATGAAGGTGAATTAAGGGTCCGGCAGAGTATAAGTGCATTAGTTTGGATGTTAACGCCTGTGTGGGTTCTTCCCTGCAGCCAAACCTTTGCACCACCATGGACAGGAGTGCCTCAGGCTCAGGGTGGACGTTGTGGCTGCTGATGGTGagtttaaaccttttttttctagcTGTAAGGAGAGCAGTTGTGATAGTTGTAAGGCTTTACCCAAGCAGAGTAGTTAAAGGCATTCTTATTTTCCTTCAGGCTCTCAAGAAGCCCGAGTGGCTAAAGGAGGCACAGGTGGGGCTGAAGTTGGAGCTGGGGGTGGGGTTCACAACCCGTCCAACAGACTGCTTGCAGGTATGTTGACCAACCATGAGTCCTTTCTAATTATACTTGACCATAAAACAATCTAGGCACATTCCGATTTACACTTTGGGGTGTAAAATGTGGTGCTAATATGTCTCCTTATCATTATCTCCCATCTTCAAGCAGATGACCCAGTGGTAATCCTGCCAGACGTCCAGAAGAGTGTACGGTCAAACTCTGAAGTGACATCCCCCTCAATCCTCTTATTGCTAGTCCCATCATTACTGCTATTGTTGCACTGAGAGTAACTTGAAAGGACTGCTGTtggcagactttttttttcagggaCTACAATGAAGACAGTCCGTGGGGATGAAACCACTGACTCAAAAAGACAGTTATCGGTGCCCAGTGCTGGCCACAGGGAGAGACTTTTGAAGCTTGTAAAGTACAGATGGACTCTCTTGCACTACACGTGCTGAGTAACTCCTGAGCATTtgagacaaagtgtgtgtgcttAGTCTTAAATTCCAAAaggtgactttttttatttttttttcatggaaagaaaaagttctccttgatttgtattttttttcggggctttgaccaaaaacaaagaaaacatgaaccTCTTTTGGATGACAACCCTATAGGAGACAATATGAAGAAGTTGAAGAGGAACCTAAAGCAGCCGAAGAACAATCAAGAGCAAAGACACCAACTAAGAATTACATAAATTTAAATGGGATGAATCCACATTCAATGGAAAAATACCTTACCTTTTGAGCCAAAGATCAGTCATCTCTCCAACTTGTACACTATTCCACCCTTGAGTATTGTGTActatttgttgtattgttatCGTAATGGTATTGAGTGGCTGATGTCACTAGTGAGTACTTTCTCTAAATGTAGCATTGGCAGACATGGGGGCTCTTCTCATGACTACCATTCCTTTGCAAACTCGACCATGTGCTTATATACTGTAGCACTAATACTGCACAGTACAGATACACCAACATACACTCcacaacacactctcacacacacacacacagtcacacacacacacacacacacacacagaaatcgTAAGACATGAAAACACACCACATTAAACTGTTATGTGTACATTCTGTGAAGATAATTTATAACATTTGCAGCTGAGATGTGTTACTGTATATACCATGTGCTcactaaatgaaatgtttacTGTTGGCAATGGGGAgagcttttttctctctccctctcctggtAGTTAGTGCTTGTGTGAAAGGAACAATGTGTGAGTTGTAGCGAGAGTAAGACAAGGGAGCGATTGATTGAAAAGAGCGAtaagacaaaatgttttttctgccAAAAGCAAACACTGAGATGTTGTGTGTATCGCAGAGAGGCTGGACTTCTCTGTTTGTTGGATCTTGCCGCTGTATTGGTAAAACTGTCTGACGTGAAGTGCTGGTATCTTTCATTACTACAGGAACAACCTTGTGTATCATGTTGCTTTCCTTCATGATTTCAACCCCAGCATATACTTCTAAACACAAAGTGaaattatttacactttcagaATAATGATCACAGTTTTGgatgatttgaaaatgttataGTTGACAACAGACTAGACACAGCATCACCCCGAGTTGCCAAGCACATCTTCACCTGACAGGCTGGCTTGATCAACAAAGCACAACAGTGTATGACTACCATTGAagtcagtc
The genomic region above belongs to Etheostoma cragini isolate CJK2018 chromosome 14, CSU_Ecrag_1.0, whole genome shotgun sequence and contains:
- the efna1a gene encoding ephrin-A1a isoform X1 — encoded protein: MDLVWIVGFVVSVCAWLASAERHSVYWNSTNPKFLLDDYTVEVKLNDYLDIVCPHYPQGEVPLLDAERYVLYMVEHEDYESCKPQSYDQMRWECGHPFAPHAPEKFSEKFQRFTPFTLGKEFRQGESYYYISKPLHHHGQECLRLRVDVVAADGSQEARVAKGGTGGAEVGAGGGVHNPSNRLLAADDPVVILPDVQKSVRSNSEVTSPSILLLLVPSLLLLLH
- the efna1a gene encoding ephrin-A1a isoform X2 — protein: MDLVWIVGFVVSVCAWLASAERHSVYWNSTNPKFLLDDYTVEVKLNDYLDIVCPHYPQGEVPLLDAERYVLYMVEHEDYESCKPQSYDQMRWECGHPFAPHAPEKFSEKFQRFTPFTLGKEFRQGESYYYISKPLHHHGQECLRLRVDVVAADGSQEARVAKGGTGGAEVGAGGGVHNPSNRLLADDPVVILPDVQKSVRSNSEVTSPSILLLLVPSLLLLLH